CCGGCCGGTACCACGACGACGTCCACGGCCTGCTCGCGTCGGGGCGGGTCGGCGAGGTGCTTCGCGAGCACGGCCTCGATCCCGCGGACGTGGCGGATCTGGTCGCCGGCGAGGGCCGGTTCGGCCAACTGGTCTCGGGCGAACTCGACGTCGACCGCATGGACTACCTCGTCCGCGACGCCCACCACACGGGGGTGCCGTACGGGACGATCGACCACGGGCGACTGGTGCGCGAACTGCGGTTCGTCGACGGCGAACTCGTCCTCGGGGAGGGGAACGTCCAGACCGCCGAGAGCCTGCTGGTCGCGCGGGCGCTGATGAACCCGACGGTCTACAGCCACAGCGTCGCCCGGATCAGCAAGGCGATGCTCCGGCGGGCCGCCGAGCGCCTGCTCGAATCCGACGACGTCGACGCCGAGACGCTCCAGCGGATGGACGACCACGACCTGATCGTCGCGCTGCGCTCGACGGCCGCGACCGAGGCGTTCTCCCGCCGACTGGATCACCGCGACCTCTACAAGCGCGCCGTCTGGGCCGAGATCGACGACGTCCCCGGCGGGATCATCGAGGCCGACCACGAGTCGATCCGCGAGTTCGAGCGCGAGATCGCCGCCGAGGCCGACGTCGACGCCGAGTCGGTGATCCTCGACGTGCCCGGCCGGCCGTCGATGACCGAGTCGACGACGCGGGTGATGGTAAACGGCGAGATCCGCCGGCTCGGCCACCAGTCGCCGCTGGTCGACGCCCTGCGGTCGGCCCAGTACTCCCAGTGGCGTCTCGGGGTCTACTCGCCGGCGCCGGCCCGCGACCGGGTGGGCCGGGCCGCGGTGGACGTCCTCGGACTGGACATCGACGGCTCGCTCGTCAGCGAGGTCCGCGACGGCCTGTACGCGACGCTCGACCAGTTCGTCGACTGACCGTCGGCGTCCCGATGACGAACGCTTCAAGGGCTCGACGCCGAAACCCGAGGTATGGAACTCACCGGCACGATCCTCCGGGGCCGCGAGTTCGAGCCGGTCGAGGGTCGTCTCGTCGTCGACGACGCGGGTCGGATCGACCGGATCGAGGCGGAACCCGTCGGCTCCACGGACCTGATCGTCCCGGCGTTCGTCAACGCCCACACGCACGTCGGGGACTCGATCGCCAAGGAGGCCGGCGGCGGCCTCACGCTCGCGGAACTCGTCGCGCCGCCGGACGGGCTGAAACACCGGCTCCTGCGCGCGGCCGACCGCGAGGAGCTCGTCGCGGCGATCCGCTCGTCGCTGCGGTTCATGCGCCGCGGCGGCACCGCCGCCTGCCTCGACTTCCGCGAGGGCGGCATCGAGGGCGTCCGGCTGCTCCGGGAGGCCGCCGACGACCTCGACGTCGACGCCCTCGCGTTCGCCCGGGGCTCGGTCGAGGCGATGCGCGAGGGCGACGGCTTCGGCGCCAGCGGAGCCAACGACGGCGTCTTCGACCGCGAGCGTGCGGCGACCCGCGAGGCGGGCAAGCCGTTCGGCATCCACGCCGGCGAGGCCGACCCGAGCGACCTGACGCCCGCGCTCGACCTCGATCCCGACTTCCTCGTCCACGTCGTCCACCCGGAACCCCACCACCTCGAACGGATCGCCGACGCAGAGGTTCCGATCGCGGTCTGTCCGCGCTCGAACCTCGTCACCGGCGTCGGCCTCCCGCCGGTCGAGGACCTCGTCGAGCGGACGACCGTCGCGCTCGGGACGGACAACGTGATGCTCAACTCGCCGTCGATGTTCCGCGAGATGGAGTTCTGTGCGAAGCTGACGGACCTCCCCGCGGCCGAGGTTCTGCGGATGGCGACGGTCAACGGCGCCGAACTCGCCGGCCTCGAGTACGGCCTCCTCGAAGCGGGCCGCCCCGCCCGGCTGGTCGTCCTCGACGGCGACTCCGACAACCTCGCGAACGCCCGCGACCCGGTCCGGGCGGTCGTCCGCCGGGCCGGCGTCGACGACGTCCGGGACGTGGTAGTCGCCCGTTGACCGGCGCCGTCCGGGAGTACGAGCGGATTACCCGAAAATCGAACCCGCGAGCCGGGATAACGTTATTACGGTTCGCCGTGGTATGTCATTTGCTACCGCGATGTACGATCGCATCCTCGTCCCGACCGACGGCTCGGTCGAGGGCGAACGCGCAGTCGAGTACGCCATCGACCTCGCGAGAGCACACGACGCGACGATCAGGGCGATCTACGTCGTAAACGCCGCGAGCTACGGGGGGCTGCCGATGGAGACCGCCTGGGACGGCATCAGCGACGCCCTCCGCGAGGAGGGCGAGGTCGCCGTCGAACGGGTCGAGGAGTTGGCGCCGGAGGACGTCACCGTCGAGACGAAGGTACTCGAGGGGTCGCCCAGCCGCGTCATCGTCTCGGAGGCCGCCGCCGTGAGTTGCGACCTCGTCGTGATGGGTACCCACGGCCGCGGCGGGATCGACCGCCTCCTGCTCGGCAGCGTCGCCGAGCGGGTCGTCCGCTCCG
The Salinilacihabitans rarus DNA segment above includes these coding regions:
- a CDS encoding HD domain-containing protein, producing MKIIKDSVHDHIAVDGVARDLLDTPAVQRLRGIKQLGTVSLVYPSANHTRFEHSLGVYHLACEALDGLGVGGVEAERVQAAALLHDVGHGPFSHNLEALTHRHTGRYHDDVHGLLASGRVGEVLREHGLDPADVADLVAGEGRFGQLVSGELDVDRMDYLVRDAHHTGVPYGTIDHGRLVRELRFVDGELVLGEGNVQTAESLLVARALMNPTVYSHSVARISKAMLRRAAERLLESDDVDAETLQRMDDHDLIVALRSTAATEAFSRRLDHRDLYKRAVWAEIDDVPGGIIEADHESIREFEREIAAEADVDAESVILDVPGRPSMTESTTRVMVNGEIRRLGHQSPLVDALRSAQYSQWRLGVYSPAPARDRVGRAAVDVLGLDIDGSLVSEVRDGLYATLDQFVD
- a CDS encoding amidohydrolase family protein, which encodes MELTGTILRGREFEPVEGRLVVDDAGRIDRIEAEPVGSTDLIVPAFVNAHTHVGDSIAKEAGGGLTLAELVAPPDGLKHRLLRAADREELVAAIRSSLRFMRRGGTAACLDFREGGIEGVRLLREAADDLDVDALAFARGSVEAMREGDGFGASGANDGVFDRERAATREAGKPFGIHAGEADPSDLTPALDLDPDFLVHVVHPEPHHLERIADAEVPIAVCPRSNLVTGVGLPPVEDLVERTTVALGTDNVMLNSPSMFREMEFCAKLTDLPAAEVLRMATVNGAELAGLEYGLLEAGRPARLVVLDGDSDNLANARDPVRAVVRRAGVDDVRDVVVAR
- a CDS encoding universal stress protein, which encodes MYDRILVPTDGSVEGERAVEYAIDLARAHDATIRAIYVVNAASYGGLPMETAWDGISDALREEGEVAVERVEELAPEDVTVETKVLEGSPSRVIVSEAAAVSCDLVVMGTHGRGGIDRLLLGSVAERVVRSAPVPVLTVRVGGDEPAVTEDVRAAAPGGRGERDVPVE